A single genomic interval of Syntrophobotulus glycolicus DSM 8271 harbors:
- a CDS encoding 5' nucleotidase, NT5C type — protein sequence MRIGLDIDGVVADSFPVFLRELNKHFDKKLEKIDNYDMAKLYGVDWEVMSKFFDDHMEFLFSEPMPMPGAVEGITELMDKGNEIIYVTARNPGGEEEATIKWMNQKSIPYDKVIFMGNACKTSAVKEYELDVFVEDHSGNALKIFNSGIGVFLFDAPYNRIQLPSGITRCYNWTELTKEITTLK from the coding sequence TTGAGAATAGGCCTTGATATCGATGGAGTTGTAGCGGACAGCTTTCCGGTATTTTTAAGGGAGCTGAATAAGCATTTTGACAAAAAATTAGAAAAAATTGACAATTATGATATGGCAAAATTATATGGTGTTGACTGGGAAGTGATGAGCAAATTTTTTGACGACCATATGGAATTTCTGTTCAGTGAACCAATGCCGATGCCGGGGGCCGTGGAGGGAATAACCGAGCTGATGGACAAAGGGAATGAAATTATTTATGTTACGGCCCGGAACCCGGGGGGGGAAGAAGAAGCCACCATTAAATGGATGAATCAAAAAAGCATTCCCTATGACAAAGTTATTTTCATGGGGAATGCCTGCAAGACATCGGCAGTCAAAGAATATGAACTGGATGTTTTTGTGGAGGACCATTCAGGCAATGCGTTAAAAATTTTTAATTCCGGTATTGGTGTTTTCCTGTTTGATGCTCCATATAACAGAATTCAGCTGCCTTCAGGGATTACACGCTGTTATAATTGGACTGAGCTAACAAAAGAGATTACCACACTCAAATAA
- a CDS encoding TerC family protein, whose amino-acid sequence MDFMVPGIVSAVLSVILIDLVLGGDNAIVIGLAARNLPKQIQKKVIFWGTAGAIAIRILATFLVVFLLRIPGLQLAGGLVLIWMAYKLLTDEKKDHEAKECTDFKTAIITIIVADFAMGLDNILAIAGTAQNNFMVVVLGLLISIPLIVFGSTIVIRLIEHFPLIIYIGSAVIAHTAGTMITHESFVKSLLAPYPSLQFIFLAFIIIGVLIAGKLKKIQRNRIIT is encoded by the coding sequence ATGGACTTTATGGTTCCCGGTATTGTTTCGGCTGTTCTGTCCGTTATCCTGATTGACTTGGTGCTTGGAGGAGATAATGCCATTGTCATTGGTCTTGCCGCCCGGAATCTTCCCAAGCAAATACAGAAAAAAGTGATTTTCTGGGGAACGGCAGGGGCTATTGCGATCCGTATCTTAGCCACTTTTCTTGTTGTATTTCTGTTGCGTATTCCCGGTCTCCAGCTGGCAGGGGGGCTTGTATTGATCTGGATGGCCTATAAACTTCTGACTGATGAGAAAAAAGATCACGAGGCCAAGGAATGCACGGACTTCAAAACAGCCATCATCACAATTATTGTTGCTGATTTCGCTATGGGATTGGACAATATCCTGGCAATTGCCGGTACGGCTCAAAACAATTTCATGGTCGTGGTCCTCGGCTTGCTGATCAGCATTCCCCTCATTGTTTTCGGAAGTACAATAGTGATCAGACTTATTGAGCATTTCCCTTTGATCATTTACATCGGCTCGGCCGTCATTGCTCATACTGCCGGGACCATGATCACACACGAATCATTCGTGAAAAGCCTGTTGGCTCCTTATCCATCTTTGCAATTCATCTTTTTAGCTTTCATTATCATCGGAGTACTCATTGCGGGGAAGCTAAAAAAAATACAAAGGAACAGAATAATCACTTAA
- the argH gene encoding argininosuccinate lyase, protein MKLWGGRFEKETSALVEDFHSSISFDQRMYKQDIKGSIAHARMLGDKEIIRPEEAKQIIEGLENILKEIESGQVQFEIGAEDIHMNIEKLLTEKIGSAGKKLHTGRSRNDQVAVDFRLYIREETDAIKDLLGQLISALLDIAEEHVKTWMPGYTHLQKAQPITLAHHLLAYVQMFLRDMGRIEDTRKRLNVSPLGSGALAATTFSLDREAVAVELGFAGVTLNSLDGVSDRDFALEFLGAASIIMMHLSRLCEEIIIWSSGEFGFIVLDDGFSTGSSIMPQKKNPDVAELMRGKTGRVYGDLVALLTVMKGLPLAYNKDMQEDKESVFDAIDTVKKSLIVMEPMLRTMQVQKEKMYLEAKAGFTNATDLADYLAKKNVPFREAHEIVGRLVLECTRRGCGLEDLSIEELREVSGVFDPDLYEAIRIETCVNSRRITGGPAPETALEAIGLCRRILQAKV, encoded by the coding sequence ATGAAACTATGGGGCGGACGTTTTGAGAAAGAAACAAGCGCTTTGGTCGAGGATTTTCACTCGTCTATTTCCTTTGACCAGAGAATGTATAAACAGGATATCAAGGGTAGTATTGCCCATGCCCGGATGTTGGGGGATAAGGAGATTATCAGGCCGGAAGAAGCTAAACAAATTATTGAGGGCTTAGAGAATATCCTGAAAGAGATTGAGAGCGGCCAGGTGCAATTTGAAATCGGGGCTGAAGATATTCACATGAATATCGAAAAACTTCTGACAGAAAAAATTGGTTCGGCCGGAAAAAAACTGCATACGGGACGCAGCCGCAATGACCAGGTGGCAGTAGATTTCAGATTGTACATAAGGGAAGAGACCGATGCGATAAAGGATTTGCTGGGACAATTAATATCGGCCTTATTAGATATTGCGGAAGAACACGTGAAAACCTGGATGCCGGGCTATACACATCTCCAGAAGGCTCAGCCGATAACCTTGGCCCATCATCTTCTGGCCTATGTTCAGATGTTTCTGCGTGATATGGGCAGGATAGAAGATACCCGCAAGAGGCTGAATGTTTCCCCGCTCGGTTCCGGAGCTCTGGCGGCAACCACTTTTTCCCTGGACAGAGAAGCCGTGGCGGTGGAGCTTGGTTTTGCCGGAGTGACGTTGAACAGCCTGGACGGAGTAAGCGACAGGGACTTCGCTTTGGAGTTTCTCGGTGCGGCCTCGATTATCATGATGCATCTCAGTCGTTTGTGTGAAGAAATCATTATTTGGTCCAGTGGAGAATTTGGTTTTATTGTGTTGGATGATGGGTTTTCTACGGGTTCCAGTATCATGCCTCAAAAGAAGAATCCGGATGTGGCAGAGCTGATGAGAGGAAAGACAGGACGGGTATACGGCGATCTCGTCGCTTTACTGACTGTGATGAAAGGGCTGCCCCTCGCATACAATAAAGACATGCAGGAAGATAAAGAAAGTGTTTTCGACGCCATTGATACAGTGAAGAAATCCTTGATCGTGATGGAACCGATGCTGAGGACAATGCAAGTCCAAAAAGAAAAGATGTATTTAGAAGCTAAAGCAGGGTTCACCAATGCAACAGATCTCGCGGATTATCTGGCAAAAAAGAATGTGCCTTTCCGGGAAGCTCATGAGATAGTTGGAAGGCTGGTTCTGGAATGTACCCGGAGGGGATGCGGTTTGGAGGATTTAAGCATCGAGGAGCTGCGCGAAGTGTCGGGGGTTTTTGATCCTGATCTTTATGAAGCGATCAGAATTGAGACCTGTGTAAATTCGCGTAGGATAACAGGAGGTCCGGCACCGGAAACAGCTTTGGAAGCGATAGGGCTATGCCGGAGAATTTTGCAGGCTAAAGTTTAA